GGTCCCCCTGCTCGAGGGGGGGACGGTGGAGGTCCGCCTCCTTCCCGAGAGGGGGCCGGACGACAGCAAGGTCATCTCCATCCTGGGGATCATAAGGGATATCTCTTCTCAGAGGATGGTGGAGGAACAGCTTCTCTCTCAGGGTGCCTTCCTGTCCACCCTCGTCGATAACCTGCCGGTGGGGGTCATGGCCAAGGATCTATCTGTAGGTGGGGCCTACGTCATCTGGAATTCGAAGCTTTCCCAGATACTGGAGATCTCCGCCGAGGAGGCCTTGGGCATGACAGAGGGGGATCTGTTCCCATCGGAACTGGCAGACATAATGGTTCGGGACGACCGTAAGGCTTTCGAGACCGGCAGACCGGTGGTGACCGATCTTTCCTACGATGTAGCGGGACCCGACGGTTTGACCGTTCGTTTCTTCCGAGTGACCAGGGTGCCCATAACCGACGACGAAGGGGCTCCTTCGATTTTATTGGCCATGGTGGAGGATCGGACCGATTTCGTCATAGCGGACAGAGAGTTGATGTCGTCCCTGCACGATAAGGACATCCTGTTGCAGGAGGTCCATCACAGGGTCAAGAACAACCTTCAGGTGGTCTCGAGCCTGATGAATCTGCAGGCTTCCAGGACGGACGACCCCACTGTGATCGACGCCTTTCTGGAAAGCCGAAGCAGGGTGCTCGCCATGGCTTACGTCCACGAGCTTCTTTACAGAAACTCTCAGTTTTCCGATATAAGATTCGCCGATTATCTGGATGAACTGACCGGGACCATCTCCACCACCTACGGAGACGGCCGGGATATCTCCCTGGAGGTCGAGGCGGACGATACCAGGCTTCACGTCGACGTTGCTATTCCCTGCGGTCTGATAGTTAACGAACTGGTCACCAACGCCTACAAGCACGCTTTTTCCGGCAGAGAAAGTGGCACTGTAAAGGTCGACTTCAGGTCCGAGGGCGGAGATGTGTCTTTGATAGTCTCCGACGACGGCGTCGGCTGCGACGATCTGGATAAAGAGGACAGCCTGGGGCTTACCGTCGTCAGAGGTCTGGTAAGGCAGATAGGGGGAGGGCTGGTCGTCTCGTCCGATCGGGGGATGTCGTTCGAGGTGTCCTTTCCGTTCAATAGGGGAGCGGGAGAGATGAAAGAGGGTGCTCGACGGTGAGGAGGGTGACCTCGGCCGTTGTGTTTTTTTTGACGTCGGCGATATTTTTCTGGCTCGTCCACTGCTACCTCCATCCGGTGGTCCGGATAGGTGTGGCCTATAACGTGGCGCCTTACGCCATGATACCGGAGGCCAAGATGCTGGCCTCCGTAAAGGCCTACGCTGATTGGCATAACTCGATGAAGGGGCGTTTCCGTTACGAGATCATCTCCAGGGAGTACAGAGATGATCCGAAGGAGGCCATGGAATATCTGAAGTCTCATGGCGCCCGGGTCATAGTGGGTTTCCCCTTCTCTCAGGAGGCCATCGCCGCCGCGGAGGTGGCAAACGGAGGCTTGAAGGTCCCGGTGTTGTCGACCATAGCCTCCACCCCGATCCTGTCCGGAAAGGACGACTGGTTCTTCCGTACGAGGGAGGACTTCTCCTACGAGACGGAGCAGATGGCCCGACTTATCGAGAGGTTGGGGATTAAGAGGCTGGCGGTCTTCTGGTCCGGCGACAATCCTGCCTATGCGGAGGCGTCGTCCAAGGCGATAATCTCCAGGATCTCTGCGTCCATAGTCGGCGTCTTTCGTTTTCCCGATGGTTGTCATAGCCTGGATTTCGTCGAATTCACCTCTCCCGACGGGGTGTTGGTCTATGCGGAACCTGCCGTCTCCTATTGGGTGATGGATTTCGTTCGAGCAAGGTGGCCCGACGCGGCTCTTTTCCTGTCCCGCTGGAGTCTTTTCGAGAGTTCCGGACATATAGAGGATATGGATGGGATAAAATTTTATTTCTCCGAGGTCTACGATCCTACCGATTTCGGAGAGGGCGGTTTCCACTCCTACTGGAGAAGCCTGACCTCGATGAAGCTAGGAGCCTCTGTCAGGTACACCTACGGAGCCATGACTCTCCTTTCCACCGTATTCGACGACGACCCCAGGGCTTCCGGTTCGGACCTTAGGGAGGCTCTGTCGATCCCCAGGTCCGTCGAGTCTCTAGGATGGTCCTTCGATACCGACGTTTACGGGGACGTGTCGTCGAAGAATCGGTTTTTCCTGTTCGACGATGGATCCTACAGGGAGGTGACGCCTTGAAAACCGTCAGCCTCGCCTCCATCAGGCGACGTTTCGTCCTGCTGGGATTCGCTGTTATAGTCTCGGTGTCCGTCTCGGTCTTCACCCTCTCCTTCCTCAGGCTGTCCTCGGACTATCACGCAGAGGGAGAGCGTTTCCTGGGAGATGCCGCTGGCAACCTGGACGAACGTTTCCTCTCGACGGAGGCTTTTTTAAAGGCCCTGGACGTTGAGGAGGTGGATGATTCCACCCTGGATGCCATGAAGGTCAGTGAGTTGGTTCTCTGCTCCGACGACGGGACCATCCTCAAAGTGCTCCGAGGCCAGGCTCTGCAGGGACAGACCTTTCCGCCCCGTCTCCTGAACGGAGGATGGACTCCCAGCTCCCATCTGTCCCTCCCGGCCTCGCCCAGGCTGGTGCTGTCCGTCAGGAAAAACGGCCGATGGTTGGTTGCCGGTTTCGAGAGCAGGGCTTTATTTTCCGGATTCATGGGAAAGAGGGAGACCGACGGCTCCCTTCTGCTGGTGAACGACGACGGCATGGTCCTGGCCTCCTGGGGAAAGGACATCTCCACGGTAGGGGGAATGCTGCCCGTCTTTTTCGTCGCTCCCAGGAACGGAGAGGGGCTATGGGGAGGGACCACTCTGAGGTCTCTGTCGGTCAATATGGGAATGGGACTTCACCTAGTGCTTGTCTATCCTAAGGCGGCAGTGTTGATCCAGGCCACAAAAACTTCCCTCGTCTGGGCCGCTGTGCTCTTTGGCGCCATGGTCCCACTTCTGTTCTTTTTCGGGAAGACTTTATATGCCATAACGGAGGTGTTTCTCAGGTCGACGAGAAGCCTGTCCGATATGGCCGACGATATAGGCTCCGCCGAGAGTCCGTTGGAGGCCATGCCTGTGATGGTCTCCTCGCTGGAGAGCTTCAGAACCGACGACGCCCCGTTCGAGGAATACCGAAGGCTTCTAGGGGCTTTCGAGAGGATGATGGACGTCATAAACGAACAGAGCGAGAACCTGGGGTCCCTTTACGAAGAGGCCACAGCCATGGAGCTGGAACTTAGGGAAAACAACGACGAGCTGACCCATCTCAACAGCAATCTCGCCGATCTGATGAACCTGTCCCGAGGGGTTGTGTCCTCCGCCTCGTTGGACGCGACCGCCACAGTTATGGTCTCCAATCTGAAAAAGTGTTTTTCCTGCGAGTTCGCCGGGTTGGTAGCCATAGTAGGGGGGCGTCCCTTCCTCTGGGGCCAGGCGGGAGTCGTCCCAGACGATATGTCGGAGGATTCTATGATGGATCTGATGTCTCGCTTTGTCGATCAGGAGGAACCGGAGGTCTCCTTCGAGTCGGGCAGAACAAGGATATGCGCTCCGGTCCGTTTTATGGGAAGTTTGGCTGGCTTCGTCGTCTTGACACGAAGCGGAAAGGGCGACGGTCGGGCAATTGTGGAGGTTCTGGAGAGGTTCGTTCTGCCTCTGGGAGGAATCTTTCAGGCCCACGAGCTGGTTCGGGAGGTCCGAAGCTCGTTCCATTATCTGGCCACCAGGATGCAGACCCTTACCGAGAGCTATCACGAGGAGACCGGGAGCCATCTTGTAAGGGTCGGCGAGTATTCGGCCCTGGTGGCGGAACATCTCGAAATGTCCTCGGAATACGTGGAGGATCTGAGGATATACAGCCAGCTCCACGACATCGGAAAGCTCAAGGTTCCCCACGGAATACTGTCCAAGCCGGGATCTCTGACCGACGAGGAGTTCGACGAGATGCGTCGCCATCCCGACTACGCCGTCGACATACTCGGCGATTCGGAGTGGCTGGAGATGGCCAGACAGATAGCCACGACCCATCACGAAAAATGGGACGGGTCGGGTTATCCTAGAGGTCTGAAGGGCGAGGATATCCCCCTCTGCGGCAGAATAGTGGCCTTGGCCGATATATACGACGCTCTGAGGGATGAGAGGGGCTACAAGCCCGCCTTCTCCCACGAGAAAGCCTGGGATATCATATTGCACGGCGATGGCCGGGTCATGCCGGAGCACTTCGATCCCGCCATACTGGAGATATTCAGGGTCCATCACGGCGTGTTTGCCGACATATACGACAGGATTAAGGAATGATAGAGTGAACATAAGGATATTGGTTACCGGAAGCCGGGGCAAAAGCTCGGTTGTTCGCCTTATCCACAGGGCCTTGGTGTCCGGTGGGATAGAGGCCTACGGCAGGATAACTGGAGTGATACCTAGGACGCTCACTCCTCAAGGGGAGCTGCCCATATATAGATCTTCCGGAGCTCACGTCGGAGAGATGAAATGGTGGATAAACGCTATGCCGTCGGACGCCGAGGCGGTGGTTATGGAGAACAGCGCCGTATCTCCCGACCTTCAGCACCTCGCCTCCCTATGGCTCGAACCGACCTTGACCGTCTTGACAAACGTCAGACCGGATCACCAGGACGCCTGGGGAAACGACGAGGATTCCGCCTCGGTCGCCCTGTGTAAGGGGATCCCTGGTGGCGGCAGGGTCCTCCTCGGGGCGGAGGCGGATAGGCCTCTCGTTCGGGCCTTGTTGAAGAATAAAGGCTGTATGATCACCGTGGTTCCGGAGTTTCCGGAGCCGCGTTCTTATCGAGCCTCCAACGAAGCCTTGGCTCTGGAGGCCTGTCGTATTTCGGGGGTCGTGGGCCCGGAGGTGACGGAGGGGATAAAATCGCTCTCTCCCGATCTGGCCGACTTCGTCGTGCTCGACGCCGGAGAGGGAAAGCTGGCCTTCGCCTTTTCCGCCAACGACGTGGTGTCGACCGAGTCGCTTTTCTCCTCTCTGGGATGGAAGAGGGAGGACGTCACGGTACTATTCAACCATCGAAGGGACAGGGGCAACCGTTTTAGGGTCTTCGCTCCATGGATCGAGAAAGAGAGCTGGAAGGACCGAATAGTGATAGGTGACAGGCCTTTTTTTCGAACCGGAGGAGCCCGTTATGTCGGTCTCGACAGGCCGGAGGACCTTATAGCCCTGGTGTCACGGGCTGGGTTGGTCTTCGGATGCGGCAACGTCGTCCACGGCCTGCCGTTGGACGCCAAAATTATTCTGGAGAGGATGTCTTGATGGAAAGCTCTCTTTGGCTCCTGTCGATCGGGATCCTGCTAGGCATGTACTTTTACGAGAGGACCGGACTATCCTGCGGTGGGGTTATAACTCCCGGAGTGCTGGCCATGTCTTTGGGGAGCCCGGTGAGGATATTATGGGCTCTGGCGGCGGCCTTCGTCGTCTGGGCCGTTATGGAGGGTATCTCCAGGGTCTTCGTCGTCTACGGTCGACAGAGAATAGCCCTCTCCATGGCGGTGGCTCTCCTGATCAAGATGATCCTTGGCGGTTTTTCCGATCCGGGAGCCCTGTGGCTGGGATGGGCGGTCCCTGGGTTGATGGCAGCCGACTTTCAGAGGCAGGGACCTCTTGCTACCCTGACATCCTCCTTCTCCACCGCCTTCGCTACCTCTATGGCCTTCTCGGTGGTGTCTGCGATAGGAGGTTATCTGTCGTGACCTTCGATCTAGGAGAGTACAGGGACAGACTCAGAAGACGCTCCCGTCGTCGCATACTGTCTCTGCTGATGCTTACGGGAGTCATGGCCTTGATATATCTTGTCGGAGGCGACGGGCTTTCGATGGAAGAGGAGCGGCTCTGGTCTGGCGTGAGAGAGGCGGAGACGGCGGTGGCCGACTGGCGGCGCTCCATCGGGTCATTCCCTTCCATCACCGACGATCCATGGAACCTGGGGCTCATAGGCCTGGAGTGGAGTCCTCTTTCTACGACCCTCGGCAGCCTCCCTTCCAAGAGGACCGCCTGCCATCCCGATTGGGCCGTCGTCTTTCTTCGGTGGTTTCGATCTCTAGGGCTTTCGGCAGGGGATCCGGTGGTGATAATGTCCTCTTCCTCCTTTCCGGGATTGCTGTTGAACATGCTGATGGCGTCGGAGTTCTACGACCTGGACGTACATCTGGTGGTTTCCCTGGGGTCCTCCACCTGGGGATGCAACGATCCCAAGGCACCTTGGCCCACCATGGCGAAGGAACTTAGACGAAGGGGATTCCTGAGCACCAGAGCCTACTGCTATACCCTGGGAGGGGGCGGCGAGGTGGGATCGGGAATCTCCCCCGAGGGGATCGACATAATGACGTCCGCCGCGATGAAAGCCGGTGTTCCCGTGCTGTCCTCGTCCTCCAAGGAAGAGGTCGTAGGCTGGAAGATGGACTTCATCGGTCGGGTGAAACCCAAAGTGGTGGTATCCATAGGGGGTTCAAGCGCCAATATGGGAGACAATCCGGCGGTTCTTTCCCTCCCTCCGGGCATCTCCAAGCCCGGAGCCAAGGGAGGTGACGGGGTTATAGGCAGGTCTCTAAAGGAGGGGTATACCGTCATCCATCTCCTCAACCTTAGGGACTTGGCCCTGGCAGAGGGGGTTCCCTTCGATTCCGAGCCTGTAAGGGGAACCGTCGGGAGGCGGTCTATATTTCTCTCTTTGTCGGGATTGGCGGTCTATATCGGAGCGACCCTGTTTTTTTCCAGATTTTCCCACGGAGGCGAAACTCTTGGGAACAAAATATAACTTAATAGGCTAGGCCATGAAATCAGAGGGATTCCTTTTTTCATTGAGGATCCCTCTGATTTCTGTTTATGTGTCTGTTGTTGTCAGTTAGAGGCGCAAGCCTGCCTTTTTGTTCTGAAAAAACAAATGTGTATCGTTGACCCCACAGGGTGAAAAGGGATACTCTAAATAAATATAGTGAGGGAAGTTTTTTTCTTCTATCTTTTTGGGGAGGTCGATTTTTTATGAGAAGAAACACCGTGGTGCTAGCTGTTCTCGTTTCGTTGTTTTCGCTTTTCGTCGGTTCCGCCATGGCGGCGGTCACCGGCGATGCGCCTTTGAAGGGCGATGAGCCCCTTCTGATAACCAACGCCGGTCAGGGACCGGGAGGTAAGATGGGGCGGCTTCTGGTCAGCCGGTCCAAGGCAGTGAAGGACATGACCTACAACGCCGAGCCCACGCCGGAGGACATCCTGTCCGGTGGCTATAAAACCGTGCTCGTGGTGATCGGTTCATCCGCCAAGGGGCTCGGTGCCTCTGGGATAACCATCGACGACGAGATCGACCGGCTCGGGGCCATAATGGAGGCCTGCAAGAAAGAGGGAATCCAGGTCATAGCGGCTCACATAGAGGGTAAGGCCAGGAGAGGCAAGCCCGGCAGCGCCGACGAGCGTTCCATCGATGCCATCGCCCCCTACGCTCAGGGCTTCATAGTCAAGAACGACAGCAACTCGGACGGACGTTTCACCGATCTGGCCGAGGCCAACGGAGCTCCCCTGACCATCATAGACGAGACCATCGACTTTATGAACGTGGTCAAGGATATGTACTCGAAGTAGCCGAGGAGGAAGTCGATTTTGTCTATGTACGCCGAGACTTCCATGGTCCTGGCGGTGATGGCGGTTGTCTTCGCCCTTTGTAGCTGGAAGCTCAAATCGCCGGAGATCTCCATGGTCATCACAGCCATAGCCGGTGCCCTGGCGGGGCGGCTGTGGTTTCCCGTCAGGCTTTTAGTGGAGGGGACCTTCACCTATTTCGACGTAGGGCTCATCTTCATCACCGCCTCGGTCTTCATCAACATGTACTCCGCCACCGGGGCCATGAATGCCCTGGTCCGCAAGATGGTGGAGCGTTTCTACCATCGCAAGTGGATGCTTTTCTCCATATTGGCCGTGATAATGCTGATCCCAGGCGCCCTCACCGGAGCTGGAAGCGTATCGATGTTCGTGGTGGGAGGGATGATCGCCACGGTACTTCGCTATATGGGAATCACGTCGGTCAGGACCACCGCCTTTATATACGTGACGTCCATGTTGGCGGCGGCGGCGCCTCCCATAAACCTCTGGGCCATGTTGATGGCCGCTCAGGCCAACATGCCCTACGTAGGATTCTCCGTTCCCCTTCTGGCCCCCATCCTGGTGATCACCGTCTTTACCGTGGTCTATCTGCTGAGGGGAGGGGAGCCCGAGCCCAAGGAGAAGATCCTGGAGGAACTTCCGATCCCTCCGGAAGGCATGAACTGGTTCCGTATACTGGCTCCGATGCTCACCTTTTTGGTGATAGTCCTTCTGTCCAAGTACATGGCTTTCAGCGTTCCCACCGTTGGGTTGCCTCTGAACTTTCTCATCTCCGCGGGAGTGGCCGTTCTTTGCTCTCCGATCAAGCGTTCCGTCAAAGAATGGGGAGATACCGTCCTGGAGACGATGGAGCAGGTCTTCCCTCTGTTGGCCACTGTCATCAGCGTAGGGGTATTGGTCAACATAATGACCGCCACCGGGGTCAGAGGGCTTATAGCCATAACCTTCGTTACCCTTCCGACCATCTTCATATATCTGACGGCCCTTTTCGTTCTGCCGATGGCTCAGGGGTCGCTTAGCTACGGGAGCGCCATAATACTGGGAACTCCCATGATATTCCTCTTCAACTCCGTCGGCTTCAACGTGACCATAGTGGCGACGGCCCTGAGCCTGATGTTCCCTCTGGGAGACTGTCTTCCTCCCTCTAGAATATCCGGCAGGGTGGCTATAGAGGTGTCGGGTTACGAGGGCAGCTATATGTCCTTCCTCAAGGGAATCTTCGTTCCGGCCCTGTTCATGGGGCTGGTCGCGTTGTTCATGTTGATCAACGCCAACGCGTTCAAGTTTTTAGTGATCCGGTGAGGAGGAGAAGATCATGACGACGGTGCTGAACCAGGTTATCCATCAGATCTACTACGTTATAGTCGCCTTTTTCGGACTCCTGCTTCTAAGGAATCTCTTCTTCAGGAAGACCAGGACCAGCCTGATATACGATGTGGTATATGCCTATACCCTTATACCCTTCGTCCTCAGGGTCCTTCACATAAAGTAAGGTGGTTTTGATGAAGAGAAGAGAGATCCCAGGGGTAAAGAGAAAGCTAGCGGTGCTGGCTGTAGTTGCGGTTATCGCTTTTTTGGGTGCTAAGGAATTCATGGAGCTTCGGAACTTCAAGGAACCCGTGGTCGTGTCGGAGGCCTTCACCGAGAAGGTGATGCTCAGCGATTATTTCGAGGGCATAAAGGGAACGGGAGTGGACACGCCGGTCTACCTGTTCGACTCGGGCGTGCCAGGAGGAACCCTGGTCTTTTTAGGCGGGACCCATCCCTACGAACCTGCCACCATGCTGGCGGCCTATGTGGCTATGGAGAATATCTCCGTCTCCAAGGGAAGGGTGTTCATAATTCCCCACGCCAACCTGAGCGCCTCCAAGGTGGGCATGCTGGGCAACGCCTATCCCAAGTTTCTGCACGTGCAGACCGAACACGGCCCCAGGGCCTACCGTATAGGAGACCGATCCACCGATCCTCTGGACCAGTGGCCCGATCCCTTTACCTACGTCCACTATCCGTCCAAGCAGAACCTGGCGTATACCGACGCCAGGAACCTTAACAGGACCTATCCCGGTCGTCCTGACGGTAACCTTACGGAACAGCTGGCCTACGCCATCATGGAGCTGATAAGGAAGGAAAAGGCCGATCTGTATTGCGATACCCACGAGGCATCGCTGATGTACCCGGTGGTGAGCACCTATGTAGCCCACGACAGGGCCCTGGACGTGGCCATGATGGCGGCAATGGATCTCAGCGCCACCACCTTCCCGATGAAGTGCGAGGCCAGCCCCAAGAGCCTGAGAGGGCTATCTCACAGGGAGGTCGGAGACTTCTCCCCCGTTCCCGAGCAGGGATACGAGGGGGTCCTGGCGGTCCTGATGGAGACTATGGAGCCATTCATAGACCGGGTGGCCGGTAAGATAACCGAGGAGCTAATGATGGAGGGTAAGGACGAGTTCCTCCAGACCGCCTCGGAGCACGGCCTTCTGTACTGCGTTCCCGAGTACGACATAGAGTTCGGCGGTCCAATGAAATATAGGGTCGGACGGCATCTTACGTCGATATCCGAGCTGGTTCGTCAGATGAACGATTTCTTCCCCGAAAAGGAGATACAGCTTCAATGGCCCGAGTTCGACGGGCTCATGGAGAACGGCATAGGCCATTATCTCCACGATCCTACCGAGGCCCATAGCACCAGGGTCTTCTGGAACTGAGTTTCGAAAGATCGGGATGAACGGAGGTGGTTTGTCGAGTAAGCTGAAATAGCGGCTAGAGGGCGAGAGTTTTTGCAGAGATAACCGAATTTATAAAAAGGAGTGTGAGCGATGAGGAACAAGAAACTGGCATCCCTTGCTATCGCGCTATGCCTGGTAATGGCTATGGGATTGGTCGCCTCGGCCTGTACGGTGGTCGCCGTCGGCAAGGACGCCACCGTGAACGGAACTTCCATCATCACCCATAACGACGATTCCACCAGTGCCAACTTTAAGCTATGGATCATAGAGGAGAAGGATTGGCCGGAAGGATCGGTTCGCAAGCTGATAATGAACGATCATGGTTACGAGCCCGGCGACGTCATGGGGGAGATGCCCCAGGCAAGCCATACCTATCGTTACTTCAAGAGTCGCTACTCCTTCATGAACGAGATGGGCGTCGCCATGGGCGAGTCCACCTTCGGAACCGATAACGAGGAGATCAAGAAGGACCTGGTGAAGGACAGCGACGGTATCATCGACTGTTGGCTGGCTCAGGACATAGCCCTGGAGCGGGCCGCTACCGCCCGTGAGGCCGTCAAGATCATGGGCGACCTGGTCGAGGAATTCGGCTGGGCCGGCAGCGGAGAGACCATCAACGTCACCGACGGAGACGAGGTCTGGATCGCCGAGTTCTACGGCCGCGACCTGTGGTGCGCAGTTCGCATGCCCGACGATATGTTTTTCGTGTCCGCCAACAGGGCCAGGCTCAGGGAAATCGACCTGACCGACAAGGAGAACGTCATGCACTCTCCCAATATCGTCTCCTACGGCGTCAACAAGGGCTGGATCGAGGGAAACGTGAACTGGAAGAGTTTCAGTCCCGCCCAGGTTTACGCTCCCCATCACGACAGGCTCTACTCCACCAGGAGGGTCTGGAGGGCTCAGGAACTGGTAGCTCCCTCTCTCAAGCAGAGTCCCAAGGAGCATAACTATCCCCTCTTCGTGAAGCCCGACAAGAAGCTCTCTACCTGGGACATCTTCAAGATCAAGGGAGATTACTACGAGGGTACCGATTACGACCTCACCGAGGGACCTGCCGCCGGACCCTGGGGCAACCCCATCAGGATCGCCAACAAGGGCGAGGGTGCCTGGGAGAGATCCATCAACATGCACAGAACCTGCTACGTCCACATCGGAGAGGTTGATCCCAAGCTTCCCGCCCCGATCAAGGGCATCAGCTGGTTCG
The Dethiosulfovibrio russensis DNA segment above includes these coding regions:
- a CDS encoding HD-GYP domain-containing protein; this translates as MKTVSLASIRRRFVLLGFAVIVSVSVSVFTLSFLRLSSDYHAEGERFLGDAAGNLDERFLSTEAFLKALDVEEVDDSTLDAMKVSELVLCSDDGTILKVLRGQALQGQTFPPRLLNGGWTPSSHLSLPASPRLVLSVRKNGRWLVAGFESRALFSGFMGKRETDGSLLLVNDDGMVLASWGKDISTVGGMLPVFFVAPRNGEGLWGGTTLRSLSVNMGMGLHLVLVYPKAAVLIQATKTSLVWAAVLFGAMVPLLFFFGKTLYAITEVFLRSTRSLSDMADDIGSAESPLEAMPVMVSSLESFRTDDAPFEEYRRLLGAFERMMDVINEQSENLGSLYEEATAMELELRENNDELTHLNSNLADLMNLSRGVVSSASLDATATVMVSNLKKCFSCEFAGLVAIVGGRPFLWGQAGVVPDDMSEDSMMDLMSRFVDQEEPEVSFESGRTRICAPVRFMGSLAGFVVLTRSGKGDGRAIVEVLERFVLPLGGIFQAHELVREVRSSFHYLATRMQTLTESYHEETGSHLVRVGEYSALVAEHLEMSSEYVEDLRIYSQLHDIGKLKVPHGILSKPGSLTDEEFDEMRRHPDYAVDILGDSEWLEMARQIATTHHEKWDGSGYPRGLKGEDIPLCGRIVALADIYDALRDERGYKPAFSHEKAWDIILHGDGRVMPEHFDPAILEIFRVHHGVFADIYDRIKE
- a CDS encoding DUF6305 family protein; translation: MRRNTVVLAVLVSLFSLFVGSAMAAVTGDAPLKGDEPLLITNAGQGPGGKMGRLLVSRSKAVKDMTYNAEPTPEDILSGGYKTVLVVIGSSAKGLGASGITIDDEIDRLGAIMEACKKEGIQVIAAHIEGKARRGKPGSADERSIDAIAPYAQGFIVKNDSNSDGRFTDLAEANGAPLTIIDETIDFMNVVKDMYSK
- a CDS encoding poly-gamma-glutamate biosynthesis protein PgsC/CapC → MESSLWLLSIGILLGMYFYERTGLSCGGVITPGVLAMSLGSPVRILWALAAAFVVWAVMEGISRVFVVYGRQRIALSMAVALLIKMILGGFSDPGALWLGWAVPGLMAADFQRQGPLATLTSSFSTAFATSMAFSVVSAIGGYLS
- a CDS encoding deacylase — protein: MKRREIPGVKRKLAVLAVVAVIAFLGAKEFMELRNFKEPVVVSEAFTEKVMLSDYFEGIKGTGVDTPVYLFDSGVPGGTLVFLGGTHPYEPATMLAAYVAMENISVSKGRVFIIPHANLSASKVGMLGNAYPKFLHVQTEHGPRAYRIGDRSTDPLDQWPDPFTYVHYPSKQNLAYTDARNLNRTYPGRPDGNLTEQLAYAIMELIRKEKADLYCDTHEASLMYPVVSTYVAHDRALDVAMMAAMDLSATTFPMKCEASPKSLRGLSHREVGDFSPVPEQGYEGVLAVLMETMEPFIDRVAGKITEELMMEGKDEFLQTASEHGLLYCVPEYDIEFGGPMKYRVGRHLTSISELVRQMNDFFPEKEIQLQWPEFDGLMENGIGHYLHDPTEAHSTRVFWN
- the pgsW gene encoding poly-gamma-glutamate system protein, with the protein product MTFDLGEYRDRLRRRSRRRILSLLMLTGVMALIYLVGGDGLSMEEERLWSGVREAETAVADWRRSIGSFPSITDDPWNLGLIGLEWSPLSTTLGSLPSKRTACHPDWAVVFLRWFRSLGLSAGDPVVIMSSSSFPGLLLNMLMASEFYDLDVHLVVSLGSSTWGCNDPKAPWPTMAKELRRRGFLSTRAYCYTLGGGGEVGSGISPEGIDIMTSAAMKAGVPVLSSSSKEEVVGWKMDFIGRVKPKVVVSIGGSSANMGDNPAVLSLPPGISKPGAKGGDGVIGRSLKEGYTVIHLLNLRDLALAEGVPFDSEPVRGTVGRRSIFLSLSGLAVYIGATLFFSRFSHGGETLGNKI
- a CDS encoding ABC transporter substrate-binding protein, translating into MTSAIFFWLVHCYLHPVVRIGVAYNVAPYAMIPEAKMLASVKAYADWHNSMKGRFRYEIISREYRDDPKEAMEYLKSHGARVIVGFPFSQEAIAAAEVANGGLKVPVLSTIASTPILSGKDDWFFRTREDFSYETEQMARLIERLGIKRLAVFWSGDNPAYAEASSKAIISRISASIVGVFRFPDGCHSLDFVEFTSPDGVLVYAEPAVSYWVMDFVRARWPDAALFLSRWSLFESSGHIEDMDGIKFYFSEVYDPTDFGEGGFHSYWRSLTSMKLGASVRYTYGAMTLLSTVFDDDPRASGSDLREALSIPRSVESLGWSFDTDVYGDVSSKNRFFLFDDGSYREVTP
- a CDS encoding histidine kinase dimerization/phosphoacceptor domain -containing protein translates to MKEISQSLVMVVDDSRAFLDLMVELLSPICRVSVALDGPSCLALAEREAPDLFLMDVQMPGMSGFDVCRVLKSDQALRHIPVMFVSSINDMESRIKGLSLGAVDYLVRPFFSQELLLRVKAHLKLKIAQESLMQEAEYLEEQVRRRTEEIRAATMRIEASEREFRSLAEGLPDMVFRIGPDGRFRSISGAVRSLLGADPGEALGRTPEESGLSNLCIALSRENLMRVFQKGDQEVMEVPLLEGGTVEVRLLPERGPDDSKVISILGIIRDISSQRMVEEQLLSQGAFLSTLVDNLPVGVMAKDLSVGGAYVIWNSKLSQILEISAEEALGMTEGDLFPSELADIMVRDDRKAFETGRPVVTDLSYDVAGPDGLTVRFFRVTRVPITDDEGAPSILLAMVEDRTDFVIADRELMSSLHDKDILLQEVHHRVKNNLQVVSSLMNLQASRTDDPTVIDAFLESRSRVLAMAYVHELLYRNSQFSDIRFADYLDELTGTISTTYGDGRDISLEVEADDTRLHVDVAIPCGLIVNELVTNAYKHAFSGRESGTVKVDFRSEGGDVSLIVSDDGVGCDDLDKEDSLGLTVVRGLVRQIGGGLVVSSDRGMSFEVSFPFNRGAGEMKEGARR
- a CDS encoding Mur ligase family protein: MNIRILVTGSRGKSSVVRLIHRALVSGGIEAYGRITGVIPRTLTPQGELPIYRSSGAHVGEMKWWINAMPSDAEAVVMENSAVSPDLQHLASLWLEPTLTVLTNVRPDHQDAWGNDEDSASVALCKGIPGGGRVLLGAEADRPLVRALLKNKGCMITVVPEFPEPRSYRASNEALALEACRISGVVGPEVTEGIKSLSPDLADFVVLDAGEGKLAFAFSANDVVSTESLFSSLGWKREDVTVLFNHRRDRGNRFRVFAPWIEKESWKDRIVIGDRPFFRTGGARYVGLDRPEDLIALVSRAGLVFGCGNVVHGLPLDAKIILERMS
- a CDS encoding citrate transporter; its protein translation is MYAETSMVLAVMAVVFALCSWKLKSPEISMVITAIAGALAGRLWFPVRLLVEGTFTYFDVGLIFITASVFINMYSATGAMNALVRKMVERFYHRKWMLFSILAVIMLIPGALTGAGSVSMFVVGGMIATVLRYMGITSVRTTAFIYVTSMLAAAAPPINLWAMLMAAQANMPYVGFSVPLLAPILVITVFTVVYLLRGGEPEPKEKILEELPIPPEGMNWFRILAPMLTFLVIVLLSKYMAFSVPTVGLPLNFLISAGVAVLCSPIKRSVKEWGDTVLETMEQVFPLLATVISVGVLVNIMTATGVRGLIAITFVTLPTIFIYLTALFVLPMAQGSLSYGSAIILGTPMIFLFNSVGFNVTIVATALSLMFPLGDCLPPSRISGRVAIEVSGYEGSYMSFLKGIFVPALFMGLVALFMLINANAFKFLVIR